A region of Rhipicephalus microplus isolate Deutch F79 unplaced genomic scaffold, USDA_Rmic scaffold_27, whole genome shotgun sequence DNA encodes the following proteins:
- the LOC142786648 gene encoding metabotropic glutamate receptor 5-like, whose product MGEQVQNLLQLFNIPQIGYSATSRQLSNKQFFKYFLRVVPSDQYQSQMMVDTLLMYNWTYISTVNTEG is encoded by the coding sequence ATGGGCGAGCAGGTGCAGAACCTGCTGCAGCTGTTCAACATCCCGCAGATCGGCTACTCTGCCACGTCGCGGCAGCTGAGCAACAAGCAATTCTTCAAGTACTTCCTGCGCGTGGTGCCTTCCGACCAGTACCAGTCACAGATGATGGTCGACACGCTGCTCATGTACAACTGGACCTACATCTCCACCGTCAACACGGAAG